The following nucleotide sequence is from Streptomyces brevispora.
CCCCCTCCAGGCGCACGTCACCAACCTGGACGCCGACAACTTCCTCGGCCGTATCGCGCTGTGCCGCGTCGAGCAGGGCGAGCTGCGCAAGGGCCAGACCGTCGCGTGGATCAAGCGTGACGGCTCGATGTCCAACGTCCGCATCACCGAACTGCTGATGACGGAGGCGCTCACCCGTAAGCCCGCCGAGAAGGCCGGTCCGGGCGACATCTGCGCGATCGCCGGTATCCCGGACATCATGATCGGCGAGACCCTGGCCGACCCCGAGAACCCGATCGCGCTGCCGCTGATCACGGTCGACGAGCCCGCCATCTCGATGACTATCGGTGCCAACACCTCGCCGCTGGTCGGCAAGGGCGGCAAGGGCCACAAGGTCACCGCCCGCCAGATCAAGGACCGTCTGGACCGCGAGCTGGTCGGTAACGTCTCGCTCCGCGTCCTGGACACCGAGCGCCCCGACGCCTGGGAGGTCCAGGGCCGCGGTGAACTCGCCCTGGCCATCCTCATCGAGACCATGCGTCGCGAGGGCTTCGAGCTGACGGTCGGCAAGCCGCAGGTGGTCACCAAGCAGGTCGAGGGCAAGACGTACGAGCCCATCGAGCGCATGACCATCGACTCGCCCGAGGAGCACCTCGGTGCCATCACGCAGCTCATGGCGTCCCGCAAGGGCCGCATGGAGACGATGACGAACCACGGTTCGGGCTGGGTCCGCATGGAGTGGATCGTCCCGTCCCGCGGCCTCATCGGCTTCCGTACGGAGTTCCTGACCCAGACCCGTGGCACGGGCATCGCGCACTCCCTCTTCGAGGGCCACGAGCCGTGGTTCGGCGAGCTGCGCACCCGTCACAACGGTTCGCTGGTGGCGGACCGCGCGGGCGTCGTGACGCCGTTCGCGATGGTCAACCTCCAGGAGCGCGGTGTCATCTTCACGGAGGCCACCACGGAGGTCTACGAAGGCATGATCATCGGCGAGAACTCGCGCGCCGACGACATGGACGTGAACATCACCAAGGAGAAGAAGCTCACCAACATGCGTGCGGCTTCCGCGGACACCACGGAGAACGTGGTGCCCGCCCGCAAGCTGTCGCTGGAGCAGTCGCTGGAGTTCTGCCGCGACGACGAGTGCATCGAGGTGACCCCGGAGACCGTGCGTATCCGCAAGGTCGTCCTGGACCAGAAGGAGCGTGGCCGCTCCGCGTCGCGCGCCAAGCGCTGATCCACACCTGCCGGCGCTGAACCCTCGCGGTTCGGACGGCACGGCGCTCCGGCACCGGAAACGGCTCGGCGGCCCCGCCCGACAGGCGGGGCCGCCGAGCCGTTTCCGCATGTGTTCAAGGTCGTGCGCCGAACGTAGTGACTCCGGCTGCCGGAGTGCGCCATGCTGAGGGAAGGTCATCGCGTACCTCCCACGTCGAACTTCCCGTTCGCTGCGGAGAGTTGCGCGGTGACCACCTCGTGTTCAGGGGCGTCCGCAGGTGGTCGGCGCACGCGGGAGCGCCGGGGCGGGGCGTTGTCCGGGCAGGGACCGGCCGCGCCGCTCGGCGGGACGCCGTCGGGGCCGCCGCGGGGCGGGACGGAGGCGAGGGCGGGTCGCTATCCGGTCAAGTTGCCGTCAACTCGTTTTCGCAGGCCATGTGTCCGGAAAGCGGTCACTACTCTCCGGGTGGTGCGTTAACAGTCCGTTTCGGGCGTGTCTGTCTGGAGTCATTTTGTCCGTATTTTGATCCACGCGGCCCGGGGATGTTGTCAAACCGAGACCCTTTAAGTGTGGTTTACAGCCCAGTCGTACTTAATAGTTGGCTCCATTGAGCTCGGGTCAATGGGTCACGCACTGTGGGGAGTGCCGACTCACGAGCACACTCAGGGCACTGAAACGATCACCGTCAGGGGTGTCGGTGTATCAATCCAGTGCCCTTCTTGTAGTCAAAAGTGGACTCATGAGGAGGAACCCATGCGTGGTGCCAAGAGCGCCAAGTGGGTCGCGGGAGCGGCCATCATCGCCCTGGCTGCGACTGCTTGTGGCGGCGGTAACGACGACGCCGACAAGGGCAAGAGCAGCGCCAAGGGTGCTGTCAACGCCGACGGCATCTTCTCCGTCGAGGTCGGTGAGCCGCAGAACCCGCTGCAGCCGGCCAACACGATGGAGTCGAACGGCAGCATCGTCACCGACGCGATCTTCTCGCAGCTGGTCGACTACGACCCGTCCGGCAAGCTCCAGATGATCAACGCCGAGTCCGTCGAGACCTCGGACAGCAAGCTCTGGACGGTCAAGCTCAAGAAGGACTGGAAGTTCCACGACGGGACCCCGGTCACCGCCGAGTCCTACATCAAGGCGTGGAACTGGGCCGCCAACGTCAAGAACAACCAGACCAACGCGTCCTGGTTCGGCGACATCAAGGGCTTCGAGGACGTCCACCCCGCGGACGCCAAGGCCAAGCCCAAGGGCGACGCCATGTCCGGTCTGAAGAAGGTGGACGACTACACGTTCACCATCGAGCTCAACGCCCCGCTCCCGTACTTCTCGTACAAGCTCGGCTACACGGTCTTCTCCCCGCTGCCCGAGTCCTTCTACGCGGACCCGAAGGCCGCCGGCGAGAAGCCGGTCGGCAACGGCGCGTACAAGTTCGTCAGCTGGGACCACAAGAAGCAGATCAAGGTCGTCCGCAACGACGACTACAAGGGTTCCGACAAGGCGAAGAACGGTGGTGTGGTCTTCAAGAACTACACCACCCTCGAGACCGCCTACGAGGACCTGAAGTCCGGCAACGTCGACGTGCTGCGCCAGATCGCGCCGAAGGACCTCCCGGTCTACCGGTCCGACCTCGGCGACCGTGCCGTGGACAAGGCGTACTCCGCGATCCAGACCATCGGTGTCGCGATGTACACCAAGCAGTGGAAGAACACCGACCCGAAGGTCCTTCAGGGCCTGTCGATGGCGATCGACCGCGACACCATCACCAAGACGGTGCTGCAGGGCACCCGCGAGCCGGCCACGGGCTGGGTCGCCCAGGGTGTTCTCGGCTACCAGAAGGACGTCGCCGGAGACGTCACCAAGTACGACCCGGCGAAGGCCAAGGCTCTCATCAAGGAGGGCGGCGGTGTTCCGGGTAACAAGATCTTCATCCAGTACAACGCCGACGGCGGCCACAAGGAATGGGTCGAGGCTGTCTGCAACAGCATCACCCAGGCCACCGGCGTCGCGTGCGCCGGCGACTCGAAGGCCGACTTCCAGGCAGACCTGAACGCCCGTGACGCCAAGCAGGTCAAGTCCTTCTACCGCAGTGGCTGGGTGCTCGACTACCCGGTGAACGCGAACTTCATCAGCGACCTGTTCCGTACGGGTGCGGCCGGTAACAACGGCTTCTTCTCCAACAAGGCGCTCGACGCGAAGATCAAGGCCGCGGACTCCGCTGCCTCGCTCGACGAGTCGGTCAAGGGGTACCAGCAGATCGAGAAGGAGCTGGTCAACTACATGCCGACCATTCCGCTCTGGTACTACAAGGTCAACGCCGGTTACTCGGAGAAGGTCCAGAACGTGGACTACGCGCAGGACGGCGACCCGATCCTGACCCAGATCGAAGTCAAGAAGTAACCACACCTACGTAGTCCGCGCGCAGGCGCGGGACCGGCACTGAAGGACGGTCCGCACTGCCCGCACGCAGTGGCCGGGGGGCCCTTCCACGCAGCCGACGACCCACAGGGGGAGTCGGTGCGGGGGAGGGCCCGTCGCCTGCCGCCTGCCTATTACATGGAGGCATGATGGGGCGCTATGTCGCACGACGACTGCTCCAGATGATCCCGGTCTTCCTCGGGACAACCCTGCTGATCTTCCTGATGGTCTACACGCTGCCCGGCGATCCCGTGCGCGGGCTCTTCGGAGACAAGGGTGTCGACCCCGCGACGCTGGCGAGACTTCGCCACGAGCACGGGCTCGATCAGCCGATCCTGCAGCAGTACTGGAATTACATGACAGGCATCGTCCTGCATTTTGATTTCGGTAACCAGATAGCGAGCGGGCGTCCCGTCACGGACGTCCTCGGCGAAGCGTTCCCCGTCACCCTCCGGCTGGCCGGCATGGCGTTCGCCATCGAGATCGTCGTGGGCATCGGCCTCGGGACGTTCGCTGGTCTGCGCGCCGGCCGGCTCACCGACAACGTGGTCCTGGTCTTCACCCTGCTGATCATCTCGATCCCGGTGTTCGTCCTCGGCTTCATCATCAAGACGGTGTTCGCCTTCCAGCTCGGCTGGATCTCACCGAACGTGTCCAACGATGCGAAATGGGGCGAACTGCTGGCGCCCGCCATCGTGCTGGGCTCGCTCTCACTCGCCTACGTGGCGCGGCTCACGCGTACGACGATGGCCGAGAACCTGCGCTCGGACTACATGCGCACCGCGATCGCCAAGGGGCTTCCCAAGCGGCGCATCGTCGGCGTGCACCTGATGCGCAACTCGCTGATCCCCGTCATCACCTTCCTCGGCACGGACCTGGGCGCCCTGATGGGCGGCGCGGTCGTCACCGAGGGCCTGTTCAACGTCAAGGGCATTGGTGGAACGATCTACGAGTCCATCGTCAAGCGTGAAGGCACGACACTTGTCGGCCTCGTCACCATCTTGGTGCTCGTCTACCTCCTCATGAGCCTTATCGTCGACCTGCTGTACGCGGTCCTGGACCCGAGGATCCGTTATGCCTGACGTGACCAAGACCGCACCCGCTCCCGAGGACGCCAAGGTGCCCCTCGCGGACCCGTCGGCGACCGTGAAGGCCGAGAAGGCCCGCAGCCTCTGGGGCGACGCCTGGCAGGACCTGCGTTCCAACTGGTACTTCATCATCTCGTCGGTGCTGATCGTCATCCTGATCGTGATGGCCATCTTCCCCGGCCTGTTCACCAGTGCTTCGCCGACCTCCGCCGACCTGGTGCACCACTACCTGGGCAAGCCGGAACTGGGCAAGATCGGCTCCGAGGGCTGGCTCGGCTACGACGGCCAGGGCCACAGTGTCTACGCGCGTGTCATCTACGGCACCCGCGCGTCGGTCACCGTGGGCATCTGCGTCACGCTCCTGGTGACCCTGTTCGGCGGACTGATCGGCATGCTCGCCGGTTACTTCGGCGGCTGGGTCGACGCACTGCTCTCCGGCTTCTTCACCAACGTCTTCCTCGGCATCCCCTTCCTGCTGGGTGCCATGGTCGTCCTCCAGGCGTTCACCGACCGGACGATCTGGGTGGTCATCTTCGCCCTGGCGTTCCTCGGCTGGACCCAGATCGCGCGAGTCATGCGTGGCGCGGTGATCGTGATCAAGCAGTCGGACTACGTCCAGGCCGCCAGAGCACTCGGGGCGGGCACCGGCCGGATCCTCTTCCGGCACATCCTGCCGAACGCCATGGCCCCCGTGATCGTGGTCGCCACCATCTCGCTCGGTGTCTACATCTCGGCCGAGGCGACCCTGTCCTACCTGGGTCTCGGTCTGGCCTCGCCGACCATCTCCTGGGGCATGGACATCTCCGGTGGCTCCGCCTCAATCCGAGTCGCGCAGCACATCCTGCTGTACCCGTCGATCATGCTCAGCATCACCGTTCTGGCGTTCATCATGCTCGGCGAAGCCGTCCGTAACGCCCTCGATCCCAAGTCGCGATAAGGAGGGCGAACGTGACCACCATCGACAAGACGGCCGAAGTCCCGTCCCCGCGCTCGGGTGACGACCACGTCGGCCCGCTGCTCGAAGTCCGTGACCTGCACGTGGAGTTCCACACCCGCGACGGTGTGGCCAAGGCGGTCAACGGTGTCAACTACAGCGTGAACGCCGGTGAGACCCTCGCCGTCCTCGGTGAGTCCGGCTCCGGGAAGTCCGTGACGGCGCAGGCCATCATGGGCATCCTCGACATGCCGCCGGGCAAGATCCCGCAGGGCGAGATCCTCTTCCGCGGCCAGGACATGCTCAAGATGTCCAAGGAGGAGCGCAGGCAGATCCGCGGTCAGAAGATCGCCATGATCTTCCAGGACGCGCTCTCCTCACTGAACCCGGTTCTCACCGTCGGCTACCAGCTCGGCGAGATGTTCCAGGTCCACCAGGGTCTGTCCAAGAAGGAAGCCAGGACCAAGGCCATCGAGCTGATGGACCAGGTCAAGATCCCTGCCGCCGCGGCCCGGGTGGGCGACTACCCGCACCAGTTCTCCGGCGGTATGCGCCAGCGCATCATGATCGCCATGGCGCTGGCCCTGGAACCGGACCTGATCATCGCGGACGAGCCGACCACCGCGCTCGACGTGACCGTCCAGGCCCAGGTGATGGACCTGCTCGCGGAGCTCCAGCGCGAGTACAACATGGGCCTGATCCTGATCACGCACGACCTCGGTGTCGTCGCGGACGTCGCCGACAAGATCGCCGTGATGTACGCCGGCCGGATCGTCGAGACCTCACCGGTCCACGAGATCTACAAGCGCCCGGCGCACCCCTACACCAAGGGGCTGCTGGCGTCGATCCCGCGCCTGGACCAGAAGGGCCAGGAACTCTTCGCGATCAAGGGCCTGCCGCCCAACCTGCTCCACGTGCCGTCGGGTTGTGCCTTCAACCCGCGCTGCACGATGGCGCAGGACATCTGCCGTACGGACATCCCGGCCCTGCGCCCGGTGACCGAGCAGGACGGTACCGAGCTGGTCGGACGCGGCAGCGCCTGCCACTTCTGGAAGGAGACGATCCATGGCTGACATCAAGAAGGAGCCCGTGGACGCCACCCCGAACGTCACCGAAGTGGAGACGGTCGACGCGGCCACCGAGGCGGAGGCCGTGGCCGCCATTGACGCGCCGGTGGCGCAGGGGGAGCCCATCCTCCAGGTGCGCAACCTGGTCAAGCACTTCCCGCTGACCCAGGGCATCCTGTTCAAGAAGCAGGTCGGCGCGGTCAAGGCCGTGGACGGGATCTCGTTCGATCTCTACGCGGGCGAGACGCTCGGCATCGTCGGCGAGTCCGGCTGTGGCAAGTCCACCGTCGCCAAGCTGCTGATGACGCTGGAGCAGGCCACCGCGGGCGAGGTCTTCTTCAAGGGCCAGGACATCACCAAGCTGTCCGGCCGCGCGCTGAAGGCCGTCCGCCGCAACATCCAGATGGTGTTCCAGGACCCGTACACCTCGCTGAACCCGCGTATGACGGTCGGCGACATCATCGGGGAGCCGTACGAGATCCACCCCGAGGTTGCCCCGAAGGGTGATCGCCGGCGCAAGGTCCAGGAGCTCCTGGACGTCGTCGGTCTCAACCCGGAGTACATCAACCGGTACCCGCACCAGTTCTCCGGCGGTCAGCGCCAGCGCATCGGCAT
It contains:
- the typA gene encoding translational GTPase TypA, which gives rise to MPTRHDIRNVAIVAHVDHGKTTLVDAMLRQAGAFAAHAAENLDERMMDSNDLEREKGITILAKNTAVKYHPKDGGDVITINIIDTPGHADFGGEVERGLSMVDAVVLLVDASEGPLPQTRFVLRKALTAKLPVILCINKTDRPDSRIAEVIDETYDLFLDLDADEDQIEFPIVYACARDGVASLTKPEDGQVPPDSDSLEPFFSTILSAVPAPEYDDDAPLQAHVTNLDADNFLGRIALCRVEQGELRKGQTVAWIKRDGSMSNVRITELLMTEALTRKPAEKAGPGDICAIAGIPDIMIGETLADPENPIALPLITVDEPAISMTIGANTSPLVGKGGKGHKVTARQIKDRLDRELVGNVSLRVLDTERPDAWEVQGRGELALAILIETMRREGFELTVGKPQVVTKQVEGKTYEPIERMTIDSPEEHLGAITQLMASRKGRMETMTNHGSGWVRMEWIVPSRGLIGFRTEFLTQTRGTGIAHSLFEGHEPWFGELRTRHNGSLVADRAGVVTPFAMVNLQERGVIFTEATTEVYEGMIIGENSRADDMDVNITKEKKLTNMRAASADTTENVVPARKLSLEQSLEFCRDDECIEVTPETVRIRKVVLDQKERGRSASRAKR
- a CDS encoding peptide ABC transporter substrate-binding protein, which produces MRGAKSAKWVAGAAIIALAATACGGGNDDADKGKSSAKGAVNADGIFSVEVGEPQNPLQPANTMESNGSIVTDAIFSQLVDYDPSGKLQMINAESVETSDSKLWTVKLKKDWKFHDGTPVTAESYIKAWNWAANVKNNQTNASWFGDIKGFEDVHPADAKAKPKGDAMSGLKKVDDYTFTIELNAPLPYFSYKLGYTVFSPLPESFYADPKAAGEKPVGNGAYKFVSWDHKKQIKVVRNDDYKGSDKAKNGGVVFKNYTTLETAYEDLKSGNVDVLRQIAPKDLPVYRSDLGDRAVDKAYSAIQTIGVAMYTKQWKNTDPKVLQGLSMAIDRDTITKTVLQGTREPATGWVAQGVLGYQKDVAGDVTKYDPAKAKALIKEGGGVPGNKIFIQYNADGGHKEWVEAVCNSITQATGVACAGDSKADFQADLNARDAKQVKSFYRSGWVLDYPVNANFISDLFRTGAAGNNGFFSNKALDAKIKAADSAASLDESVKGYQQIEKELVNYMPTIPLWYYKVNAGYSEKVQNVDYAQDGDPILTQIEVKK
- a CDS encoding ABC transporter permease; this translates as MGRYVARRLLQMIPVFLGTTLLIFLMVYTLPGDPVRGLFGDKGVDPATLARLRHEHGLDQPILQQYWNYMTGIVLHFDFGNQIASGRPVTDVLGEAFPVTLRLAGMAFAIEIVVGIGLGTFAGLRAGRLTDNVVLVFTLLIISIPVFVLGFIIKTVFAFQLGWISPNVSNDAKWGELLAPAIVLGSLSLAYVARLTRTTMAENLRSDYMRTAIAKGLPKRRIVGVHLMRNSLIPVITFLGTDLGALMGGAVVTEGLFNVKGIGGTIYESIVKREGTTLVGLVTILVLVYLLMSLIVDLLYAVLDPRIRYA
- a CDS encoding ABC transporter permease, which codes for MPDVTKTAPAPEDAKVPLADPSATVKAEKARSLWGDAWQDLRSNWYFIISSVLIVILIVMAIFPGLFTSASPTSADLVHHYLGKPELGKIGSEGWLGYDGQGHSVYARVIYGTRASVTVGICVTLLVTLFGGLIGMLAGYFGGWVDALLSGFFTNVFLGIPFLLGAMVVLQAFTDRTIWVVIFALAFLGWTQIARVMRGAVIVIKQSDYVQAARALGAGTGRILFRHILPNAMAPVIVVATISLGVYISAEATLSYLGLGLASPTISWGMDISGGSASIRVAQHILLYPSIMLSITVLAFIMLGEAVRNALDPKSR
- a CDS encoding ABC transporter ATP-binding protein, producing the protein MTTIDKTAEVPSPRSGDDHVGPLLEVRDLHVEFHTRDGVAKAVNGVNYSVNAGETLAVLGESGSGKSVTAQAIMGILDMPPGKIPQGEILFRGQDMLKMSKEERRQIRGQKIAMIFQDALSSLNPVLTVGYQLGEMFQVHQGLSKKEARTKAIELMDQVKIPAAAARVGDYPHQFSGGMRQRIMIAMALALEPDLIIADEPTTALDVTVQAQVMDLLAELQREYNMGLILITHDLGVVADVADKIAVMYAGRIVETSPVHEIYKRPAHPYTKGLLASIPRLDQKGQELFAIKGLPPNLLHVPSGCAFNPRCTMAQDICRTDIPALRPVTEQDGTELVGRGSACHFWKETIHG
- a CDS encoding ABC transporter ATP-binding protein, with product MADIKKEPVDATPNVTEVETVDAATEAEAVAAIDAPVAQGEPILQVRNLVKHFPLTQGILFKKQVGAVKAVDGISFDLYAGETLGIVGESGCGKSTVAKLLMTLEQATAGEVFFKGQDITKLSGRALKAVRRNIQMVFQDPYTSLNPRMTVGDIIGEPYEIHPEVAPKGDRRRKVQELLDVVGLNPEYINRYPHQFSGGQRQRIGIARGLALNPEIIICDEPVSALDVSVQAQVINLMEKLQDEFNLSYLFIAHDLSIVRHISDRVGVMYLGKMAEIGTDTQIYDHPTHPYTQALLSAVPVPDPEAREGRERIILSGDVPSPANPPSGCRFRTRCWKAEAKCAEEMPLLAIPERFKTSTTPAAHESACHFAEEKDVVGAAAS